A region of Ignavibacteriota bacterium DNA encodes the following proteins:
- the folB gene encoding dihydroneopterin aldolase has product MFHTDLTRLSIVNAEYYAYHGVKEEEKKLGGKYEVDLDLYYDAKTAIVNDDVKYSVNYEEALFCVSEIITGSENYNLVETLCSDILNMLMDKFDNLEMANVRIRKMSVPMRRVVGFIEAEQSISRIQPNQDEE; this is encoded by the coding sequence ATGTTCCATACTGATCTTACAAGGCTTAGCATAGTAAACGCAGAATATTACGCATATCACGGTGTTAAGGAAGAGGAAAAAAAATTAGGCGGAAAGTACGAAGTTGATCTTGATTTGTATTATGATGCCAAAACAGCTATTGTCAATGATGATGTAAAATACTCAGTTAATTACGAGGAAGCCCTATTTTGTGTTTCTGAGATTATTACAGGTTCAGAAAATTATAATTTAGTAGAAACTTTGTGTTCAGATATTCTGAATATGCTTATGGATAAATTTGATAATCTCGAAATGGCAAATGTCAGAATCAGAAAGATGTCAGTTCCAATGAGACGGGTTGTGGGTTTTATTGAAGCAGAACAATCTATTTCAAGAATACAACCAAACCAAGATGAAGAATAA